The following are from one region of the Pseudomonas putida genome:
- the urtE gene encoding urea ABC transporter ATP-binding subunit UrtE, whose amino-acid sequence MLKIDTLHQYYGGSHILRGLSFEAKVGEVTCLLGRNGVGKTTLLRCLMGLVPARDGNIEWEGKPITSLKPQQRVHAGIAYVPQGREIFPRLTVEENLLMGLSRFPAREAREVPASIYELFPVLEQMKQRRGGDLSGGQQQQLAIGRALASRPRLLILDEPTEGIQPSVIKEIGAVIRRLAERGDMAILLVEQFYDFAEELADQYLVMARGEIIQRGRGENMQAEGVRGLVTI is encoded by the coding sequence ATGCTCAAGATCGACACCCTGCACCAGTACTACGGCGGCAGCCACATCCTCCGGGGCCTGTCCTTCGAAGCCAAAGTCGGCGAAGTCACCTGCCTGCTGGGCCGCAACGGCGTGGGCAAGACCACCCTGCTGCGCTGCCTGATGGGTCTGGTCCCGGCGCGCGACGGCAACATCGAATGGGAAGGCAAGCCGATCACAAGCCTCAAGCCCCAGCAACGGGTCCACGCCGGCATCGCCTACGTACCCCAGGGTCGCGAGATTTTCCCGCGCCTCACTGTCGAGGAAAACCTGCTGATGGGGCTTTCACGCTTCCCCGCCCGTGAAGCTCGGGAGGTGCCGGCCTCCATCTACGAACTGTTCCCCGTGCTGGAACAGATGAAACAACGCCGTGGCGGTGACTTGTCCGGCGGCCAGCAGCAACAGCTGGCCATCGGCCGCGCACTGGCCAGCCGCCCGCGCCTGCTGATCCTCGACGAGCCCACCGAGGGTATCCAGCCTTCGGTGATCAAGGAGATCGGCGCAGTCATCCGTCGCCTGGCCGAGCGCGGCGACATGGCAATCCTGCTGGTGGAACAGTTCTACGACTTCGCCGAGGAGCTGGCCGACCAGTACCTGGTGATGGCCCGTGGCGAGATCATCCAGCGGGGCCGTGGCGAAAACATGCAAGCCGAGGGTGTGCGCGGGCTGGTAACCATTTAA
- a CDS encoding chaperone modulator CbpM, with protein MSSTLIVQLDMRTLCQEADITADCVIEIVEHGIVEPSGRTPEDWLFDDQAPLLAKRAAKLHQELELEWEGVALALELLQEVQQLRSENSMLRQRLGRFIQM; from the coding sequence ATGAGCAGCACCCTGATCGTTCAACTGGACATGCGTACCCTGTGTCAGGAGGCCGATATCACGGCTGACTGCGTGATCGAAATCGTCGAGCACGGCATTGTCGAACCTTCCGGGCGAACGCCGGAGGACTGGTTGTTCGACGATCAGGCGCCGTTGCTGGCCAAACGCGCGGCGAAGCTGCATCAGGAGCTGGAACTGGAGTGGGAAGGGGTGGCGCTGGCGCTGGAGCTGTTGCAGGAAGTGCAGCAGTTGCGCAGTGAGAACAGCATGCTGAGACAGCGGTTGGGCAGGTTTATCCAGATGTGA
- a CDS encoding N-acetyltransferase family protein, which produces MSHEIRDALPDDVPGILDIYNDAVRNTTAIWNETPVDLANRLAWFDARAQQGYPILVAVDGSGVLGYASFGDWRPFEGFRNTVEHSVYIRGDQRGRGLGPVLMAALVERARACGKHVMVAAIESGNAASVRLHERLGFVVTGQMPQVGVKFGRWLDLTFMQLVLDPRAEPS; this is translated from the coding sequence ATGAGCCATGAAATCCGCGACGCCCTGCCTGACGATGTGCCGGGCATTCTCGACATCTACAACGACGCGGTGCGCAACACCACGGCGATCTGGAACGAAACCCCGGTGGACCTGGCTAACCGCCTGGCCTGGTTCGATGCAAGGGCACAGCAGGGCTACCCGATCCTGGTGGCGGTGGATGGGAGCGGTGTGCTGGGCTATGCATCGTTTGGCGACTGGCGGCCGTTCGAGGGCTTTCGCAACACCGTGGAACATTCGGTGTATATCCGTGGCGATCAGCGCGGCAGGGGGTTGGGCCCGGTGCTGATGGCGGCACTGGTCGAGCGGGCGCGCGCGTGTGGCAAGCATGTGATGGTGGCGGCCATCGAGAGCGGCAATGCAGCGTCGGTGCGCCTGCATGAGCGGCTGGGCTTCGTGGTGACCGGGCAGATGCCGCAGGTGGGGGTGAAGTTTGGCCGGTGGCTGGATCTGACCTTCATGCAGCTGGTGTTGGATCCGAGAGCGGAGCCAAGCTAG
- the urtD gene encoding urea ABC transporter ATP-binding protein UrtD has protein sequence MRGVPPVHPEFMLEPVFDNLGAGRDAIGLGQSRKAGLDTRHGTVLSLEDISVSFDGFKALNALNLYIGVGELRCIIGPNGAGKTTMMDVITGKTRPDSGTAWFGDTLDLTRMNEYQIAQAGIGRKFQKPTVFEALTVFENLELALKTDKSVWASLAARLGGEQRQRIEEVLGTLRLLPLAQRQAGLLSHGQKQFLEIGMLLVQEPQLLLLDEPVAGMTDAETEFTAELFKGLAGKHSLMVVEHDMGFVGSIADHVTVLHQGSVLAEGSLEQVQADERVVEVYLGR, from the coding sequence ATGAGAGGCGTGCCCCCGGTACACCCGGAATTCATGCTCGAACCGGTGTTCGACAACCTCGGCGCCGGCCGCGACGCCATCGGCCTGGGCCAAAGCCGCAAGGCCGGCCTCGATACCCGCCACGGCACGGTACTGAGCCTGGAAGACATCAGTGTCAGCTTCGATGGCTTCAAGGCGCTGAACGCGCTGAACCTTTACATCGGCGTGGGCGAGTTGCGTTGCATCATCGGTCCCAACGGTGCCGGCAAGACCACGATGATGGATGTGATCACCGGCAAGACCCGGCCCGACAGCGGTACGGCCTGGTTCGGTGACACTCTCGACCTGACCCGCATGAACGAATACCAGATCGCCCAGGCCGGCATAGGCCGCAAGTTCCAGAAGCCCACGGTGTTCGAGGCGCTGACGGTGTTCGAAAACCTTGAGCTGGCGCTGAAGACCGACAAGTCGGTGTGGGCCAGCCTGGCAGCGCGCCTTGGCGGTGAGCAGCGCCAGCGTATCGAGGAAGTGCTGGGCACCTTGCGCCTGTTGCCGCTGGCCCAACGCCAGGCGGGTTTGCTGTCGCATGGGCAGAAGCAGTTTCTGGAGATCGGCATGCTGCTGGTGCAGGAGCCGCAATTGCTGTTGCTGGACGAGCCGGTGGCGGGCATGACCGATGCCGAGACCGAGTTCACCGCCGAGCTGTTCAAGGGGCTGGCTGGCAAGCATTCACTGATGGTGGTGGAGCATGACATGGGTTTTGTCGGCAGCATTGCCGACCATGTGACCGTGCTTCACCAGGGCAGCGTGCTGGCGGAAGGCTCGCTGGAGCAGGTGCAGGCGGATGAGCGGGTGGTCGAGGTCTATCTGGGCCGGTGA